The Collimonas sp. PA-H2 genome contains a region encoding:
- a CDS encoding NAD(P)H-dependent oxidoreductase, with product MSKPPQILILYAHPTPHHSRVNRRLAQAAAKMPNVKVHDLYELYPDFHIPVRREQALLQEADLVVFQHPVQWYSMPALLKQWVDSVFAPGWAYGPGGDALRGKDFWLVATLGGSERSYQPEGHNQRPFSAFLPPFQQTAELCGMRWLPPHLLFGAHQVNQQTLAAYIDTYKKRLSHYPNWPELLAASTTEPLTSI from the coding sequence ATGTCCAAACCACCGCAAATCCTGATCCTGTATGCGCATCCGACGCCCCACCATTCACGCGTCAACCGCCGCCTGGCGCAGGCCGCCGCCAAGATGCCGAACGTCAAGGTACACGACCTCTACGAGCTCTATCCCGATTTCCATATCCCGGTGCGGCGCGAGCAGGCGCTGCTGCAGGAAGCCGACCTGGTCGTGTTCCAGCATCCGGTGCAGTGGTACAGCATGCCGGCGCTGCTGAAACAATGGGTCGATTCGGTCTTTGCGCCCGGCTGGGCTTACGGCCCCGGAGGCGACGCCTTGCGCGGCAAGGATTTCTGGCTGGTCGCCACCCTGGGCGGCTCGGAGCGCTCCTATCAGCCAGAGGGACACAACCAACGGCCGTTCTCCGCCTTCCTGCCACCTTTCCAGCAGACCGCCGAGCTGTGCGGCATGCGCTGGCTGCCGCCGCATCTGCTGTTCGGGGCCCACCAGGTCAACCAGCAAACTCTGGCGGCCTACATAGATACCTACAAGAAGCGCCTGTCGCACTATCCCAACTGGCCCGAACTGCTGGCAGCCAGCACAACTGAGCCATTAACCAGCATCTAA
- a CDS encoding class I SAM-dependent methyltransferase: MQLQLPEASVEAQRASRLLHNLIATEIRLQQGWISFARYMELLLYAPDLGYYSGGAAKLGKDGDFTTAPEITPLFGATLAQLTTELRAASPALQPQILEFGAGSGQLAFDILTELTELAAHGDAAQPLQAYYIVELSAELRARQQHKLREFPQVQWLDRLPEAFSGVVLGNEVLDAMPVELVVLGEQGQGWQQRGVALNHGLAGEGEQFVYIDRPADPALIEQIPDADTLVPGHLTEVHPVAIGFMHSLAAMLKAGKGGVAIFFDYGFPAAEYYLQQRDQGTLMCHYRHHAHPDPFYLPGLQDVTAHVDFTAMARAALDSGLDLLGYTSQASFLLEAGIGQLLLRTPPENALQYLPQANALQKLVSPAEMGELFKVLAVGTGAELPERFSRHDRSHRL; encoded by the coding sequence ATGCAACTGCAATTACCTGAAGCTTCGGTCGAAGCACAGCGCGCATCGCGCCTGTTACACAATCTGATCGCCACTGAAATCCGCCTGCAGCAGGGCTGGATTTCGTTCGCACGTTATATGGAACTGCTGCTGTACGCGCCGGACCTCGGTTATTACAGCGGCGGCGCAGCAAAATTGGGCAAAGACGGTGATTTTACAACCGCGCCCGAGATTACGCCGCTTTTTGGCGCAACTTTGGCGCAATTGACAACAGAGTTGCGCGCTGCTTCCCCGGCGTTGCAGCCGCAGATCCTCGAATTCGGCGCCGGCAGCGGCCAGCTGGCCTTCGATATCCTGACCGAACTGACCGAACTGGCCGCCCACGGCGACGCGGCGCAGCCGCTGCAAGCCTATTACATCGTCGAACTGTCGGCCGAACTGCGCGCCCGCCAGCAGCACAAGCTGCGGGAATTTCCGCAAGTGCAGTGGCTGGACCGCCTGCCTGAGGCATTTTCCGGCGTGGTGCTCGGCAACGAGGTGCTGGATGCGATGCCGGTCGAGCTGGTGGTGCTGGGCGAGCAAGGCCAGGGCTGGCAGCAGCGCGGGGTTGCTCTTAATCACGGCCTCGCCGGCGAAGGTGAGCAATTTGTCTACATCGACCGGCCTGCCGATCCGGCGCTGATAGAGCAGATTCCCGATGCCGATACGCTGGTGCCCGGCCATCTGACCGAAGTGCATCCGGTCGCCATCGGCTTCATGCATTCGCTGGCGGCGATGCTGAAAGCGGGCAAGGGCGGGGTCGCCATTTTCTTCGATTACGGTTTCCCGGCGGCGGAATATTATCTGCAGCAGCGCGACCAGGGCACCCTGATGTGCCACTACCGCCATCATGCCCATCCTGACCCTTTCTACCTGCCGGGTTTGCAGGATGTCACCGCGCACGTCGATTTCACCGCCATGGCAAGGGCCGCGCTGGATTCCGGCCTGGATCTGCTGGGTTACACCAGCCAGGCTTCCTTTTTGCTGGAGGCGGGCATCGGCCAGTTGCTGTTGCGCACGCCGCCCGAGAATGCTTTACAGTATCTGCCGCAGGCCAACGCCTTGCAAAAACTGGTGTCGCCGGCTGAAATGGGCGAGCTGTTCAAGGTGCTGGCGGTAGGCACCGGAGCTGAATTGCCCGAGCGTTTCAGCCGCCATGACCGCAGTCACCGCCTGTAG
- a CDS encoding DUF2905 domain-containing protein: MIRWMLVIFVAVIVFSSALPWLEKLGLGRLPGDVRFTLFGKNFSLPFASTILLSTVIFLLVRIL; the protein is encoded by the coding sequence ATGATTCGCTGGATGCTGGTGATTTTCGTTGCCGTGATTGTGTTTTCCAGCGCGTTGCCCTGGCTGGAAAAACTCGGCCTCGGCCGTCTGCCCGGCGATGTGCGCTTCACCCTGTTCGGCAAGAACTTCTCGCTGCCGTTCGCCTCGACCATCCTGCTGTCGACCGTGATCTTCCTGCTGGTTCGGATATTGTAG
- the kefC gene encoding glutathione-regulated potassium-efflux system protein KefC codes for MEQSLLFNALIYLAAAVAAVPVAKRLGLGAVLGYLLAGMAIGPWGLRLIDNVEDILHFSEFGVVLLLFMIGLELEPKRLWSLRRSIFGWGAAQVITVSLALFGAAVAVGVDWKTALIAGLGMSLSSTAIALATINERKLTGTPAGRAGFAILLFQDIAAIPMIAIVPLLGVAAAHGSGEGWIGGLKVLAVIATLIVGGRYLVRPLMRMIARTGLREIFTAFALLLVIAIGLLMESVGMSMALGSFLAGVLLADSEYRHALETDLEPFKGLLLGLFFIAVGMSVDFGLLLSHPWLILGLVAGFLAIKLAVLYLLSKVFQIARAQQFLFAALLSQGGEFAFVVFGAAATARVFSEETSSILVVVVALSMVTTPLFLVLYDKVIAPYFLKAQKRPDDDIDDNENPVIIAGFGRFGQIIGRLLHANKIGLTVLDHDPDQIELLRKFGFKVFYGDATRIDLMHAAGIAKARLLVVALDDIEGSLKLVAAVRHEFPDLQIIARARNVTHYFDLMDLGVTVIERETFESALLLGREALRRLGFGAYRARQAAMKFRAHNLQTLHDMYPHQKDQQQIVSIAKQAREELEEMFAHDRILREDMPASGWDDEVVPLDETTQESK; via the coding sequence ATGGAACAAAGTCTCTTATTCAATGCCTTGATCTACCTGGCCGCGGCGGTCGCCGCGGTACCGGTCGCCAAGCGCCTCGGCCTGGGTGCGGTGCTGGGCTACCTGTTGGCCGGCATGGCGATCGGCCCCTGGGGTCTGCGCCTGATCGACAATGTCGAAGACATCCTGCACTTCTCCGAGTTCGGCGTGGTGCTGCTGTTGTTCATGATCGGCCTGGAACTCGAACCGAAACGTCTGTGGTCGCTGCGCCGTTCGATCTTCGGTTGGGGCGCCGCGCAGGTGATAACGGTGTCGCTGGCGCTGTTCGGCGCCGCGGTAGCGGTCGGCGTCGACTGGAAAACCGCGCTGATCGCCGGGCTCGGCATGTCGCTCTCTTCCACCGCGATTGCGCTCGCCACCATCAACGAGCGCAAGCTGACCGGCACACCGGCCGGCCGCGCCGGCTTTGCCATCCTGCTGTTCCAGGACATCGCAGCGATCCCCATGATCGCCATCGTGCCCCTGCTCGGCGTCGCCGCCGCCCATGGCAGCGGCGAAGGCTGGATCGGCGGCCTGAAAGTGCTGGCGGTGATCGCTACCCTGATCGTCGGCGGCCGCTATCTGGTGCGGCCGCTGATGCGCATGATTGCCCGCACCGGACTGCGCGAAATCTTTACCGCCTTCGCCTTGTTGCTGGTGATAGCCATCGGCCTGCTGATGGAATCGGTCGGCATGTCGATGGCGCTGGGCAGCTTCCTGGCCGGCGTCCTGTTGGCCGATTCCGAATACCGCCATGCGCTGGAAACCGATCTGGAGCCGTTCAAGGGCTTGCTGCTAGGACTCTTCTTCATCGCCGTCGGCATGTCGGTCGACTTCGGCCTGCTGCTGAGCCATCCCTGGCTGATCCTGGGCCTGGTGGCCGGCTTCCTGGCGATCAAGCTAGCGGTGCTGTATTTGCTCAGCAAAGTGTTCCAGATCGCCCGCGCCCAGCAATTCCTGTTTGCCGCACTGCTGTCGCAAGGCGGCGAATTCGCCTTCGTGGTGTTCGGCGCAGCCGCCACCGCCCGCGTCTTTTCCGAGGAAACCTCCTCCATCCTGGTGGTGGTGGTAGCTTTGTCGATGGTGACCACGCCGCTGTTTCTGGTGCTGTACGACAAAGTCATCGCCCCCTATTTCCTGAAGGCGCAAAAACGGCCGGACGACGACATCGACGACAATGAAAACCCGGTCATCATCGCCGGCTTCGGCCGCTTCGGCCAGATCATCGGCCGCCTGCTGCACGCCAACAAGATCGGCCTGACTGTGCTCGATCACGACCCGGACCAGATCGAATTGCTGCGCAAATTCGGCTTCAAGGTGTTCTACGGCGACGCCACCCGCATCGACCTGATGCATGCCGCCGGCATCGCCAAGGCGCGCCTGCTGGTGGTGGCGCTGGACGATATCGAAGGCAGCCTGAAGCTGGTGGCGGCGGTGCGCCATGAATTTCCCGACCTGCAGATCATCGCCCGCGCCCGCAACGTCACCCATTATTTCGACCTGATGGACCTGGGCGTCACCGTGATCGAGCGCGAAACCTTCGAATCGGCGCTGCTGCTGGGCCGCGAAGCCCTGCGCAGGCTCGGCTTCGGCGCCTACCGGGCGCGCCAGGCGGCGATGAAATTCCGCGCCCACAACCTGCAAACCCTGCACGATATGTATCCGCACCAGAAAGACCAGCAGCAGATCGTCTCGATCGCCAAGCAGGCGCGCGAAGAACTGGAAGAAATGTTTGCGCACGACCGCATCTTGCGCGAGGATATGCCCGCCAGCGGCTGGGACGATGAAGTCGTACCGCTGGATGAGACTACACAGGAATCTAAATAA
- a CDS encoding ArsC/Spx/MgsR family protein, with the protein MITIYHNPRCSKSREALAMAEQFSNEHKLKLDIVDYQKTPLTLAQLKDLHWILGGPVGAMLRDSEPEYAALGLAQADDVALLAALAAHPKLLQRPIVVYLKRAVIARPPQLLDQLFEI; encoded by the coding sequence ATGATCACGATCTATCACAATCCGCGCTGCTCGAAATCGCGTGAGGCCTTGGCCATGGCTGAGCAATTCAGCAATGAACACAAACTCAAGCTGGATATCGTCGACTACCAGAAGACGCCGCTGACGCTGGCGCAGCTGAAGGATCTGCACTGGATCCTGGGCGGCCCGGTTGGCGCCATGCTGCGCGACAGTGAGCCGGAATATGCGGCGCTCGGCCTGGCGCAGGCCGACGATGTCGCCTTGCTGGCGGCACTGGCGGCGCATCCGAAACTGCTGCAGCGGCCTATCGTGGTTTACCTGAAGCGCGCGGTGATTGCACGGCCGCCGCAGTTGCTCGACCAGCTATTCGAGATTTAA